In one Nocardia tengchongensis genomic region, the following are encoded:
- a CDS encoding non-ribosomal peptide synthetase, translating to MIRWNGRSWHRSRGGAPTPLRTLPDILAAGARANPDGIAISAGTVSMTYRDLDAWSNRFARILLRRGVGRETFVVLALTRSVESVVAVWALAKTGAAFLPLDPNYPVERIEHILTDSRAPIGVTVCSVGETLPGSIDWLLLDDLNTIRRVMTVSDAHITDDERGGGINLAQTAYLIYTSGSTGKPKAVLLSHRGLANLVASQQSLLDLDETSSTLQVASPSFDASVHELLMAHGAGGRLVISPPDVYGGDALEELLRTEGVTHAVITPSVLATMNPEGLDDLTCLSVAGEAAGPELVTEWSAGRRMVNLYGPTEFSVWATGPGELRPGEPITIGAPVRGALTLVLDTWLRPVPLGVTGELYLAGPALARGYFNRFGLTAARFVANPFTAPGARMYRTGDMVRWVEVKTADGSQLELEYLGRSDFQVKIRGLRIELGEIDAVLAADDQVDYAATLGCPGPGGQTVLVSYVVAAAGQRLDTELLRTRIAAALPGYMVPSYLIELDDVPLTPVGKLDRNALPAPDFATLDQRYLAPRTGIETAVAKVFADVLDSHEISIDRSFFDLGGNSLTATRVVARVNAALGATIALRDLFDAPTVAQLSARIVPGTEIPGLPALAPRIRPDRIPLSPAQQRMWVLNRLDPNSAAYNITAALRLTGALDVAALRRAVADVVTRHESLRTIYPADADGPRQVVLTAEATAPDISFADTDDGPALHAAIAETTGTGFDLTREAPLRVHVLRLTPRAVGDTEPEHVVVLVVHHISADGASMAPLATDLVTAYLARTTGVEIERPPLPVQYADYSIWQRELLGDENDAESRAAHQVRYWKERLAAAPDVLELPTDRPRPAVQSLHSKDLEFRVDAGLHSALTELAAATDTSLFMVLHAALAVLLSRLAGTPDILIGTAVAGRGEAALDDLVGMFVNTLALRTPVDPALGFRDFLAQVRATDLDGFAHAEVPFERLVQVLDPPRSTAQHPLFQVSLSLQNFEPPTVEFPGLRVEVEPIVRDASQFDLTFDLRAPLPGLDEEAGLEGTLTFATDLFDETTAARLVTRWRRVLTAVTADPGIRLSDIELLDLAERAALIPVRGPAHSGFTSLAEVFRAAATAHRLCPAIIADGRAVSYRELDTASQRLAMQLSAAGAGSETVVALALSRGAELLTAIWACAKAGAAFLPIDPRHPLDRIDHMLTDSGAILGLTTSVHRPQLPDSIGWLVLDDPAASSVRITLGGGRVRAMRSYPDQPAWLIYTSGSTGTPKGVSVSHRGIADLVRAQRELLSLGEHCRVLQVASPSFDASAFEALMAFGSGGTAVVAPPDVFGGEALAELIATQGVTHLVITPSALATLDPDAVAGVRVLAVAGEAIGPDLVARWATGRTLINLYGPTEFTIWATASEPLVAGQPVTIGAPIRGAGALVLDDRLRPVPMGVAGELYLAGGALARGYHNRPGLTANRFVADPYGRPGGRLYRTGDLVRWTGYLDEPMLEYLGRTDFQVKVRGQRIELGEIDAALAAADGVEFAVTLGVPGPGGATALAAYLLPEPGRQIDLAELRAHAADRLPGYMVPSAFVVLDAIPLNAVGKLDRRALPAPVFEAETEYRAPSGDLEITLAEIVAELLGRDRVGVHDSFFALGGDSILAIQLVSRAKMRGIEITPLQIFEHRTVAALAALAAAGGDTVVLEELPGGGVGELPLTPIVRWMLERGGDHRRFAQTAVLELPQGIGREQLVATVTAVVDHHDALRARLAEQDGQWRMDIREPGSVDIDALLYRIEFDTADAVDLREYAVTETDSALGRLDPATGTVLQLVWLDPAPGSPADRRGRLILVAHHLVIDGVSWRILIPDLIAAWAQVSGDTTPILPETGTSLRRWAHALEEAAQRETRTAELDYWREVAATPDPKVGPRELDPAIDRAPAVRAVEVELDAEVTTALLTTLPALFDGTVEDTLLAALALAVMRWRMEPTEAVLVRLEGHGRQQEIVPGADLSRTLGWFTTVYPVRLALPDIPIRDALAGGPGMGAAIRAIKHQLMAVPDKGIGYGMLRYLNPETGPELPVRVPGRIGFNYLGRYATADIPAGLEDLGWLPTDEFGDLHPTEHADVPVTAEIEINAVVAGDRLQASFTFPETLLPRHEITMLAHLWTDALAAAAYFAGSPAAELASDAERKHMIELREQQTAADLAASRAETSPGLGLDVVLPIRPGGTEPALFCIHPSSGIAWTYLGFADALAPGRPVYGLQAPDLSGEPHARSIDDFARRYVAEIRRLQPRGPYHLLGWSFGGLIAHAVAARLEATGDEVGTLALLDADSTDIDGDSIDKLTAGSFVAAFGSVFGITDIPADTTAEQAATLIPDRMGGVDLVDAATLERMAASYNASAATRTGYQRPVFHGDALYFSATVHTSDIFGPGGWRPWITGTITNHDIDVSHEELTAPHALAAIARILDAHLGGTP from the coding sequence GTGATCCGCTGGAACGGGCGCAGCTGGCACCGGTCCCGCGGCGGCGCGCCCACTCCCCTGCGCACACTGCCCGACATCCTGGCCGCGGGAGCGCGCGCCAATCCCGACGGCATCGCGATCAGTGCGGGCACCGTGTCCATGACCTACCGCGACCTCGACGCCTGGTCCAACCGGTTCGCGCGGATCCTGTTGCGGCGCGGCGTCGGCCGCGAGACCTTCGTGGTGCTGGCGCTGACCCGGTCGGTGGAATCGGTGGTCGCGGTGTGGGCGCTGGCCAAGACGGGGGCGGCGTTCCTGCCACTGGACCCCAACTATCCGGTCGAACGCATCGAGCACATCCTCACCGACTCCCGCGCTCCGATCGGGGTGACGGTGTGCTCGGTCGGCGAGACCCTGCCCGGCAGCATCGACTGGCTGCTGCTCGACGACCTCAACACCATTCGACGCGTCATGACCGTGTCCGACGCGCACATCACCGACGACGAACGCGGCGGGGGGATCAACCTCGCGCAGACCGCGTATCTCATCTACACCTCCGGGTCGACCGGCAAGCCCAAGGCGGTGCTGCTCAGCCATCGCGGGCTCGCGAATCTGGTGGCCTCCCAGCAGAGTCTGCTCGACCTCGACGAAACCTCCAGCACCCTGCAGGTCGCCTCACCCAGCTTCGACGCCTCGGTGCACGAACTGCTCATGGCGCACGGCGCGGGCGGGCGGCTGGTCATCTCACCACCGGACGTGTACGGCGGCGATGCACTCGAGGAACTGCTGCGCACCGAGGGCGTCACGCACGCGGTCATCACGCCGTCGGTGCTGGCCACCATGAACCCCGAGGGACTCGACGACCTGACCTGCCTGTCGGTGGCCGGCGAGGCGGCCGGGCCCGAACTGGTGACCGAGTGGTCCGCCGGACGGCGCATGGTGAACCTGTACGGCCCCACCGAATTCAGCGTGTGGGCGACCGGGCCCGGCGAACTGCGGCCGGGCGAGCCGATCACCATCGGCGCGCCGGTGCGCGGGGCGCTCACGCTCGTCCTCGACACCTGGCTGCGGCCGGTGCCCCTGGGGGTGACCGGCGAGCTGTATCTGGCCGGGCCCGCACTGGCCCGCGGCTACTTCAACCGGTTCGGGCTCACCGCGGCGCGATTCGTCGCCAACCCGTTCACCGCGCCCGGCGCACGCATGTACCGCACCGGCGACATGGTGCGCTGGGTCGAGGTCAAGACCGCCGACGGATCGCAACTGGAGCTGGAATACCTGGGGCGCAGCGACTTCCAGGTCAAGATCCGCGGGCTGCGCATCGAACTCGGCGAGATCGACGCGGTCCTGGCCGCCGACGACCAGGTCGACTACGCGGCCACCCTCGGCTGCCCGGGACCCGGCGGGCAGACCGTGCTGGTCTCCTATGTGGTCGCCGCGGCGGGACAGCGGCTCGACACCGAACTGCTGCGCACCCGCATCGCCGCCGCACTGCCCGGCTACATGGTGCCCAGCTACCTCATCGAACTCGACGACGTGCCCTTGACGCCGGTCGGCAAGCTGGACCGGAACGCCTTGCCCGCACCGGATTTCGCGACCCTCGACCAACGCTACCTGGCCCCGCGCACCGGCATCGAGACCGCGGTGGCCAAGGTGTTCGCCGACGTGCTCGACTCCCACGAGATCAGCATCGACCGGTCCTTCTTCGACCTGGGCGGCAACTCGCTGACCGCGACCCGGGTCGTGGCCCGGGTGAACGCCGCCCTCGGCGCGACCATCGCGCTGCGCGACCTGTTCGACGCGCCCACCGTCGCGCAACTGTCCGCCCGCATCGTGCCCGGCACCGAGATTCCCGGCCTGCCGGCCCTGGCCCCGCGCATCCGCCCGGACCGCATCCCGCTGTCCCCGGCCCAGCAGCGCATGTGGGTGCTCAACCGGCTGGACCCGAACTCGGCCGCCTACAACATCACCGCGGCACTGCGCCTCACCGGCGCCCTCGATGTCGCGGCGCTGCGCCGGGCGGTCGCCGACGTGGTGACCCGCCACGAATCGCTGCGCACCATCTACCCCGCCGACGCCGACGGCCCCCGCCAAGTGGTGCTCACCGCCGAGGCCACGGCGCCGGACATCAGCTTCGCCGACACCGACGACGGCCCCGCCCTGCACGCCGCCATCGCCGAAACCACCGGGACGGGCTTCGATCTCACCCGCGAGGCCCCGCTGCGCGTCCACGTGCTGCGCCTCACTCCCCGGGCCGTCGGCGACACGGAGCCCGAACACGTGGTGGTGCTGGTGGTGCACCACATCAGCGCGGACGGGGCCTCGATGGCGCCGCTCGCCACCGACCTCGTCACCGCGTATCTCGCGCGCACCACCGGCGTGGAGATCGAACGGCCGCCGTTGCCGGTGCAATACGCCGACTACTCGATCTGGCAGCGCGAACTGCTGGGCGACGAGAACGACGCCGAATCCCGTGCGGCACACCAGGTCCGGTACTGGAAGGAACGGCTCGCGGCCGCGCCCGACGTGCTGGAACTGCCCACCGACCGGCCGCGCCCGGCGGTACAGAGCCTGCACAGCAAGGACCTCGAATTCCGGGTCGACGCCGGATTGCACAGCGCGCTCACGGAATTGGCGGCCGCCACCGACACCAGCCTGTTCATGGTGCTGCACGCCGCACTGGCGGTGCTGCTGTCCCGGCTGGCCGGGACACCCGACATCCTGATCGGCACCGCGGTGGCCGGGCGCGGCGAAGCGGCCCTCGACGATCTGGTGGGCATGTTCGTCAACACCCTCGCCCTGCGCACCCCGGTCGACCCCGCCCTCGGGTTCCGGGACTTCCTGGCGCAGGTCCGGGCCACCGACCTGGACGGGTTCGCCCACGCCGAAGTGCCGTTCGAACGACTGGTGCAGGTCCTGGATCCGCCGCGCTCCACCGCGCAGCATCCGCTGTTCCAGGTGTCGCTGTCGCTGCAGAACTTCGAACCGCCCACGGTGGAATTCCCGGGGCTGCGGGTCGAGGTCGAACCCATCGTCCGCGACGCCTCACAGTTCGATCTGACCTTCGATCTGCGCGCACCGCTGCCCGGCCTCGACGAGGAGGCCGGGCTCGAGGGCACCCTCACCTTCGCCACCGACCTGTTCGACGAAACCACCGCCGCCCGGCTGGTCACCCGGTGGCGGCGCGTCCTCACCGCCGTCACCGCCGACCCCGGCATCCGGCTGTCCGACATCGAACTGCTCGACCTGGCCGAGCGCGCCGCACTGATCCCCGTGCGCGGCCCCGCGCACAGCGGATTCACCTCGCTCGCCGAGGTTTTCCGGGCCGCCGCCACGGCGCACCGGCTGTGCCCAGCCATCATCGCCGACGGGCGCGCGGTCTCCTATCGCGAACTCGACACCGCCTCGCAGCGGCTGGCCATGCAGCTCTCGGCCGCCGGCGCCGGATCGGAAACCGTTGTGGCGCTGGCGCTGTCCCGGGGCGCGGAGCTGCTCACCGCGATCTGGGCGTGCGCGAAGGCGGGGGCGGCGTTCCTGCCGATCGATCCCCGCCATCCCCTCGACCGCATCGACCACATGCTCACCGACTCCGGCGCGATCCTCGGCCTCACCACCAGCGTGCACCGGCCGCAACTGCCCGACAGCATCGGCTGGCTGGTCCTCGACGATCCGGCCGCGTCGAGTGTGCGAATCACTCTCGGGGGCGGGCGAGTTCGCGCCATGCGCAGCTACCCGGACCAGCCCGCGTGGCTCATCTATACGTCCGGGTCCACCGGGACCCCCAAGGGGGTGTCGGTGTCGCACCGCGGGATCGCCGATCTGGTGCGAGCCCAGCGGGAACTGCTCTCGCTCGGCGAACACTGCCGCGTACTGCAGGTCGCCTCACCGAGTTTCGACGCCTCGGCCTTCGAGGCGCTCATGGCCTTCGGATCCGGCGGCACCGCCGTGGTCGCCCCGCCCGACGTGTTCGGCGGCGAGGCCCTAGCCGAACTCATCGCGACCCAGGGCGTCACCCACCTGGTGATCACGCCGTCGGCGCTGGCCACCCTCGACCCCGACGCCGTGGCCGGCGTGCGCGTGCTGGCCGTGGCGGGCGAGGCCATCGGACCGGACCTGGTGGCGCGCTGGGCGACCGGGCGCACCCTGATCAACCTGTACGGACCGACCGAATTCACCATCTGGGCAACGGCTTCCGAGCCGCTGGTCGCCGGGCAACCGGTCACCATCGGCGCACCGATCCGCGGCGCGGGCGCCCTGGTCCTCGACGACCGGCTGCGACCGGTCCCGATGGGCGTGGCCGGCGAGCTGTACCTGGCCGGAGGGGCCCTGGCCCGCGGCTACCACAACCGCCCGGGCCTCACCGCCAACCGCTTCGTCGCCGACCCCTACGGGCGGCCCGGCGGACGCCTCTACCGCACCGGCGACCTGGTGCGCTGGACCGGCTACCTCGACGAACCGATGCTGGAATACCTGGGGCGCACCGACTTCCAGGTCAAGGTGCGCGGACAGCGCATCGAACTCGGCGAGATCGACGCCGCGCTGGCCGCCGCCGACGGCGTCGAATTCGCGGTCACCCTCGGCGTGCCCGGACCCGGCGGGGCCACCGCGCTCGCCGCCTACCTGCTGCCCGAACCCGGACGGCAGATCGACCTCGCCGAACTGCGCGCCCACGCCGCCGACCGGTTGCCCGGCTACATGGTGCCCTCGGCGTTCGTGGTGCTCGACGCCATCCCGCTCAATGCCGTCGGCAAGCTCGACCGCCGCGCACTGCCCGCGCCGGTCTTCGAGGCCGAGACCGAATACCGCGCTCCCAGCGGCGATCTGGAGATCACCCTCGCCGAGATCGTGGCCGAACTACTCGGCCGCGACCGGGTCGGCGTGCACGACTCGTTCTTCGCGCTCGGCGGCGACAGCATCCTCGCCATCCAACTGGTGTCGCGCGCCAAGATGCGCGGCATCGAGATCACGCCGCTGCAGATCTTCGAACACCGCACCGTCGCCGCACTGGCCGCGCTCGCGGCGGCCGGTGGCGACACCGTCGTGCTCGAGGAATTGCCCGGCGGCGGGGTCGGCGAACTGCCGCTCACCCCGATCGTGCGGTGGATGCTCGAACGCGGCGGCGACCACCGCAGATTCGCGCAGACCGCGGTGCTCGAACTGCCCCAGGGCATCGGCCGCGAACAACTCGTCGCCACCGTCACCGCGGTCGTCGACCACCACGACGCGTTGCGCGCCCGGCTCGCCGAGCAGGACGGCCAGTGGCGCATGGACATTCGCGAGCCGGGTTCGGTCGATATCGACGCACTGCTGTACCGCATCGAATTCGACACCGCCGACGCCGTCGACCTGCGCGAATACGCCGTAACCGAAACCGATTCCGCGCTCGGCCGCCTCGACCCGGCCACCGGCACCGTCCTGCAGCTGGTGTGGCTCGACCCCGCCCCCGGCAGCCCCGCCGACCGCCGCGGCCGCCTCATCCTGGTGGCCCACCACCTCGTCATCGACGGCGTGTCCTGGCGGATCCTGATTCCCGACCTGATCGCGGCCTGGGCGCAGGTCAGCGGCGACACCACCCCGATCCTGCCCGAGACCGGCACCTCCCTGCGCCGGTGGGCGCACGCCCTCGAGGAGGCCGCGCAGCGCGAAACCCGCACGGCCGAACTGGATTACTGGCGCGAGGTGGCCGCCACCCCCGATCCGAAGGTCGGCCCGCGCGAACTCGACCCGGCGATCGACCGGGCGCCCGCCGTACGCGCGGTCGAGGTCGAACTCGACGCCGAGGTCACCACCGCCCTGCTCACCACCCTGCCCGCGCTGTTCGACGGCACGGTCGAGGACACCCTGCTGGCGGCGCTCGCGCTGGCCGTCATGCGCTGGCGCATGGAACCCACCGAGGCGGTGCTGGTCCGGCTCGAAGGACACGGGCGGCAACAGGAGATCGTGCCGGGCGCGGACCTCTCGCGCACCCTGGGCTGGTTCACCACCGTCTACCCGGTGCGACTGGCACTGCCGGACATCCCGATTCGCGACGCCCTCGCCGGCGGGCCCGGCATGGGCGCGGCCATCCGCGCGATCAAACATCAGCTGATGGCGGTGCCGGACAAGGGAATCGGCTACGGCATGCTGCGGTACCTCAACCCCGAGACCGGCCCCGAGCTGCCCGTGCGAGTGCCCGGACGGATCGGGTTCAACTACCTCGGCCGCTACGCCACCGCCGACATCCCGGCCGGGCTCGAGGATCTCGGCTGGCTGCCCACCGACGAATTCGGCGACCTGCACCCGACCGAGCACGCCGACGTGCCCGTCACCGCCGAAATCGAGATCAACGCCGTCGTGGCCGGGGACCGATTGCAGGCCAGTTTCACCTTCCCCGAAACCCTGCTGCCCCGGCACGAGATCACCATGCTGGCCCACCTGTGGACCGACGCGCTCGCCGCCGCCGCGTACTTCGCCGGCTCCCCGGCCGCCGAACTGGCCTCTGACGCCGAACGCAAGCACATGATCGAACTGCGCGAGCAACAGACCGCCGCCGACCTGGCCGCTTCCCGGGCCGAGACATCACCCGGACTCGGACTGGACGTGGTGCTGCCCATCCGGCCCGGCGGCACCGAACCCGCCCTGTTCTGCATCCACCCCTCGTCCGGCATCGCCTGGACCTACCTCGGGTTCGCCGACGCCCTCGCCCCCGGGCGACCCGTCTACGGCCTGCAAGCACCCGACCTGTCGGGCGAACCGCACGCCCGCAGCATCGACGACTTCGCCCGGCGGTACGTGGCCGAAATTCGCCGACTCCAGCCTCGCGGCCCCTATCATCTGCTGGGATGGTCCTTCGGCGGCCTCATCGCGCATGCGGTCGCCGCCCGGCTCGAGGCAACCGGAGACGAGGTCGGCACCCTGGCCCTGCTCGACGCGGACAGCACCGATATCGACGGTGACAGCATCGACAAGCTCACCGCCGGGTCCTTCGTCGCGGCCTTCGGGTCCGTCTTCGGCATCACCGACATCCCCGCCGACACCACCGCCGAACAGGCCGCCACCCTCATCCCCGACCGCATGGGCGGCGTCGACCTGGTCGACGCGGCCACTCTCGAACGGATGGCCGCCTCCTACAACGCCTCTGCCGCCACCCGCACCGGCTACCAGCGGCCCGTCTTCCACGGCGACGCCCTGTATTTCAGCGCCACCGTGCACACCTCCGACATCTTCGGACCCGGCGGCTGGCGGCCCTGGATCACCGGGACGATCACCAACCACGACATCGACGTCAGCCACGAAGAACTGACCGCACCGCACGCGCTCGCGGCCATCGCCCGAATTCTCGACGCGCACCTGGGAGGGACGCCGTGA
- a CDS encoding ATP-binding cassette domain-containing protein, whose translation MNTTTATLGAAGPATLTNPADTSADGVVVEGVEKSFGAVQALRGVTFKASPGEVLGILGPNGAGKTTMVNILSTLIAPDAGRALVAGHDVVADAADVRRSIMLTGQFAALDDALSGYENLVMFGRLMGLRKRAARARADELVEEFDLTQAAGRRVGTYSGGMRRRIDIACGLVVRPEVVFLDEPTTGLDPRSRQGVWDLVGGFRKHGITTLLTTQYLEEADALCDRIIVIDHGLVIAAGTADELKARTGGSYCEIVPLRLEDLPALMDALGDLLPATVREALTEDSDRLAIPAPEGAKTLAEALRRLDAAGLELVDIALRRPSLDDVFLELTGHIPPKTEEPEEDSPSIRLRGDGAGRHRAAEDRTRG comes from the coding sequence GTGAACACCACAACAGCCACCCTCGGCGCCGCCGGACCGGCCACCCTCACCAACCCGGCGGACACCTCGGCCGACGGCGTCGTCGTCGAAGGCGTCGAGAAATCCTTCGGCGCGGTCCAGGCACTGCGCGGCGTCACTTTCAAGGCCTCGCCCGGCGAGGTGCTGGGCATCCTCGGACCCAACGGCGCGGGCAAGACCACCATGGTCAACATCCTGTCCACCCTCATCGCCCCCGACGCCGGGCGCGCGCTGGTCGCCGGGCACGACGTCGTCGCCGACGCCGCCGACGTCCGCCGCTCCATCATGCTGACCGGGCAGTTCGCCGCCCTCGACGACGCCCTGTCCGGCTACGAGAACCTGGTCATGTTCGGCCGCCTGATGGGCCTGCGCAAACGCGCCGCCCGCGCCCGCGCCGACGAACTCGTCGAGGAATTCGACCTCACCCAGGCCGCCGGACGCCGCGTCGGCACCTACTCCGGCGGCATGCGGCGCCGCATCGACATCGCCTGCGGACTGGTCGTACGACCCGAAGTGGTGTTCCTCGACGAACCCACCACCGGCCTGGACCCCCGCAGCCGCCAAGGCGTCTGGGACCTGGTCGGCGGATTCCGCAAACACGGCATCACCACCCTGCTCACCACCCAGTACCTCGAAGAAGCCGACGCGCTGTGTGACCGCATCATCGTCATCGACCACGGCCTCGTCATCGCCGCCGGCACCGCCGACGAACTCAAGGCCCGCACCGGCGGCAGCTACTGCGAAATCGTCCCGCTCCGCCTGGAAGACCTGCCCGCCCTCATGGACGCCCTCGGCGACCTGCTCCCGGCCACCGTTCGCGAAGCACTGACCGAGGATTCGGACCGGCTCGCCATCCCCGCGCCCGAAGGCGCCAAAACCCTCGCCGAGGCGCTGCGGCGACTCGACGCGGCCGGACTGGAACTGGTCGACATCGCGCTGCGCCGACCCTCCCTCGACGACGTGTTCCTCGAACTCACCGGGCACATCCCCCCTAAAACCGAGGAACCCGAAGAGGATTCACCCTCGATCCGGCTCCGCGGCGACGGCGCCGGCCGCCACCGTGCCGCCGAGGATCGGACCCGGGGATGA
- a CDS encoding antibiotic transporter, which yields MTATATTARTGWLTDVRATPATLAQWWVLTVRLIVPSVKTGEIITAIAAPLTFTASFYIPLNRVMSFAGLGFSSYAQFMAPIVILQACAFTGVSAAFRAATDAVSGLDRRFDAMPMHPIVPAAARMSSNVFRLLIGLVAGVIGTYVVGFRFAGSFAHTVGFLVLGLLIGINFCLGADAIGTYTRSPEATTQMLVLPPLILGMLSTGLAPAHQFPHWVQGFVRNQPVSQFAEALRALGGDPGGHAHPVTWSLMMPTVLWIVGTIAVSCYFIARQNLKRS from the coding sequence ATGACCGCCACCGCCACCACCGCGCGCACCGGCTGGCTCACCGACGTCCGCGCCACCCCCGCCACCCTCGCCCAATGGTGGGTGCTCACGGTGCGGCTGATCGTGCCCTCGGTCAAGACCGGCGAGATCATCACCGCCATCGCCGCACCCCTCACCTTCACCGCCAGCTTCTACATCCCCCTCAACCGCGTGATGAGCTTCGCCGGACTGGGATTCAGCAGCTACGCGCAATTCATGGCGCCCATCGTCATCCTGCAGGCCTGCGCGTTCACCGGAGTCTCCGCCGCCTTCCGGGCCGCCACCGACGCCGTCTCCGGACTCGACCGGCGCTTCGACGCCATGCCCATGCACCCGATCGTGCCCGCTGCGGCACGCATGTCCTCCAATGTGTTCCGGCTGCTCATCGGACTCGTCGCGGGCGTGATCGGCACCTACGTGGTCGGCTTCCGATTCGCCGGCAGCTTCGCCCACACCGTCGGATTCCTGGTGCTCGGCCTGCTCATCGGCATCAACTTCTGCCTGGGCGCCGACGCCATCGGCACCTACACCCGCAGCCCCGAGGCCACCACCCAGATGCTGGTGCTGCCACCGCTGATCCTCGGCATGCTCTCCACCGGTCTGGCCCCCGCCCACCAATTCCCGCACTGGGTACAGGGTTTCGTCCGCAACCAGCCGGTCTCGCAATTCGCCGAGGCGCTGCGCGCACTCGGCGGCGACCCCGGCGGCCATGCGCACCCGGTCACCTGGTCGCTGATGATGCCGACGGTGCTGTGGATCGTCGGCACCATCGCCGTGTCCTGCTACTTCATCGCCCGGCAGAACCTGAAGAGGTCGTGA
- a CDS encoding ABC transporter permease: MATLAHPEATDTLLFGEGSAPALLRHTWIQTQRLLTRWVRDPVTLLETLVVPCLLLLMLDIVVGSQIEKFSGHSALYGSTPMVTLVGALSGTVASGVMLGREREAGILARFWVLPVHRASGLAARIIAEGIRIFAGTVVIICFGMAIGFRFRRGPWQALAFLGIPVLFGLAFATMVTAIAVFTAKAALVEAVALLSSLLMFFSTGFVPLAAYPKWIQPVVEHQPMSVAVDTMRALAAGGPVAGPLIKTIVWSLGLIIVFAVPAAYGYRRASRA; this comes from the coding sequence ATGGCCACCCTCGCACACCCCGAAGCCACCGACACCCTCCTGTTCGGCGAGGGCTCCGCCCCGGCCCTGTTGCGGCACACCTGGATTCAGACCCAGCGGCTGCTGACCCGCTGGGTGCGCGACCCGGTCACGCTGCTCGAAACCCTCGTCGTGCCGTGCCTGCTGCTGCTCATGCTCGACATCGTGGTGGGCTCGCAGATCGAGAAGTTCTCCGGGCACAGCGCCCTCTACGGATCCACGCCCATGGTGACCCTGGTCGGCGCGCTGTCGGGGACGGTGGCCAGCGGCGTCATGCTCGGCCGCGAACGCGAGGCGGGCATCCTGGCCCGGTTCTGGGTGCTGCCCGTGCACCGTGCCTCCGGCCTGGCCGCGCGGATCATCGCCGAGGGGATCCGGATCTTCGCCGGGACCGTGGTCATCATCTGCTTCGGCATGGCGATCGGCTTCCGCTTCCGGCGGGGACCCTGGCAGGCGCTCGCGTTCCTGGGCATCCCGGTGCTGTTCGGGCTGGCCTTCGCCACCATGGTCACCGCGATCGCGGTCTTCACCGCCAAGGCCGCCCTGGTCGAGGCGGTGGCGCTGCTGTCCTCGCTGCTCATGTTCTTCAGCACCGGCTTCGTGCCGCTGGCGGCCTACCCCAAGTGGATTCAGCCGGTGGTCGAGCATCAGCCCATGTCGGTGGCGGTCGACACGATGCGGGCGCTGGCCGCGGGCGGGCCGGTGGCCGGGCCGTTGATCAAGACGATCGTGTGGTCGCTCGGGCTGATCATCGTGTTCGCCGTCCCCGCCGCCTACGGCTATCGGCGGGCAAGCCGGGCCTGA
- a CDS encoding peroxynitrite isomerase, with the protein MLEPETPVAPHPDIAHLAPLLGTWRGRGRGEYPTIDSFEYLEEVHFGHVGRPFLTYRQRTRAADGSRPMHSETGYLRALPDDRIELILAHPTGITEICEGRLVRENGELRLELDSTSIGMSSTAKSVTALGRTITVAGDTLDYSLRMAAVEQPLTHHLAASLQRAN; encoded by the coding sequence GTGCTCGAACCCGAAACCCCCGTCGCGCCCCACCCCGACATCGCCCACCTGGCCCCGCTGCTGGGCACCTGGCGGGGCCGCGGCCGCGGCGAATACCCGACCATCGATTCGTTCGAGTACCTGGAGGAAGTGCATTTCGGCCATGTCGGCCGCCCCTTCCTCACCTACCGGCAGCGCACCCGCGCCGCCGACGGCAGCCGGCCCATGCACAGCGAGACCGGCTATCTGCGCGCACTGCCCGACGACCGGATCGAGCTGATCCTGGCCCACCCCACCGGGATCACCGAGATCTGCGAGGGCCGCCTGGTGCGCGAGAACGGCGAGCTGCGTCTGGAACTCGACTCCACCTCGATCGGGATGAGCAGCACCGCGAAGTCGGTGACCGCGCTGGGCCGGACCATCACGGTCGCGGGCGACACCCTCGACTACTCCCTGCGGATGGCCGCGGTCGAGCAGCCGCTGACCCACCATCTGGCGGCCAGCCTGCAGCGCGCAAACTGA